In Fibrobacter sp. UWR2, the following are encoded in one genomic region:
- a CDS encoding cadherin repeat domain-containing protein, translated as MAVLLVGLIPTFAFAKASVAPLQFTGVPASQQEARWDSLMKYKIWGTDSIRFHEEDFISDTVGYNGTRGPMYLMYGQRELGGPILVGGNMVFDNGEKDVLLAGPVRVEGNLRLSNQGGNKMPKVWCVKGSITAQHNNGSEAQWNSLIGSLYTDETNAVYTSKAGDYSSCPTKVPPLEDLTVPYLADADWQGSDNFGMTVTHGETRYIHVPPDSVYTNTYGTYDKYYENFQVSGSLGKTLYIVMPPNGRLTRIFAKNGFDFDNAVNDFKIQVVYVKEGTKFANGEWDLTDKDEFKYLSNADYAGNLLFYTNKKIQWNWWDNASFQGTWITTDSIQIGGHFKLAGQIIAKSINFLAKIKGDFQYMPFDPPWIDINPEARTWGTLYEGKSGKQALNIRLNEAPTTDVTFKYCFIFTGNQANNRDTDPDSLQAFASLDDVVTSDLPICNGANSTNFKTVSIPKGSLVPTSPVGVEVKDELVEEWGEMFTIRVFDMVGAVLPNKSREGEFLIEIEDDDRAPLSKDTTFVGIEDEDNAFVRFPALTGNGQPLTDFFVKIESLPMHNSSVAGKLIYDGNVVDAATIAAGLIIPSADIGKLVYRGEPNAYGTGVASFTFRIINKDVPAVSNNVVAINLNAVNDAPTVNNPTVKVKENVAGETTPNAVSGKITVNDVDDTQFTYAFDTGDANYAKVTSLYTINSSTGKISVKSGVKLNYESADSLLKIKVNVTDAASTTSGTGKITVKSTVTIKITDDNDKPVIRDTTLTVAENSAAGTEVGKVTAEDEDIWKVLSFSLADMPGNANTASLFTIDGNGVIKVATGANLDYETKKEYKLYAIVTDNGESKGFSNKKDTAEVTIKLTDANDPPIIVDIKDDYNVVENTKTGVVFAKFKVVDVDAADGSTTLSATVTDKNPVSGSVNAGQLFKATVSAHNGDTLYVNLLVKDSALLDYEALYKADTVSYNVTVSIKDGGNSTVSADTKIFVTDENETPDAKDGAFTVAENAPAGTLVGTVSASDPDTCNATYSKLKYVLVGSSSRYAVASATGKITVKQGAVIDYETTPNHKDTIKVKVTDKNGSGLTSRTATIVITITNTNEDPELNCVTGDTKCNGPFEIAENSATGTVIHTFAITDVDANDAGHLTVDIVDKNGSNAKTLFDVKTNTANTEMIVFVKDKSKLNYEAVDSTYVVYLIVKDAGNAADTLVRTIKVIDVNETPTLAGKTVSLAENSPKNKLVATLTATDPDTKHVVEFGHLDYSVITEGAPFWMDSNKVKVLDSTKLDFETTPVFTFDVEVKNCTKNTSTGKYTDGCLMDTAAVTVRLSNVNEEPELKCISGDTKCNGPFEIAENSATGTEIHTFAISDIDADDAGQLTVDLVDKNGRDAKTLFDVKTNTANTEMIVFVKDKSKLDYEAVDAQYVVYLIVKDANNAADTLVRTIKVIDVNETPSIQPFSKTIDENLPNGTKVGDLVASDLDTKNEAFRKLTYTILGADTVPFRLDSNVIKVADSSKLDYEKKKQFKFKVQVSDGALKDTALVTITLKDVDERPKIIVDDDDDGDDDSEDKCIAHCDTTHRGSGDEHGKDALTVGVKENSSTGTVVMQYWVYDEDSEDVKKLVPTLDQIEATVGGLTANDLFTITKVQEGNRWKIVVKVKDGSLLDYEALGKVDPVTNLVPQYTVNIILTDPVDPSNANSKELKDTIVRVIEVLDVNESPLFDVRPCEIAENNQVGDSLGRIEHPSDIDSLSKHLDYYDNQFRLVGGDTALFDLRYDEPIDGRPNITLVAKVVFDCETEPYKNRCGVDSAFHVVIDYFDKHDTTNKMRKDVPIKLIDVNEKPKILTDSVEVKENVKKGTVVDTVKATDTDLYDTVLTFTLVEDRSGCFDVSTSGVITVKKDNCPDLNYEKNKELPIKVKVTDNGTDGSGEGTLSDTKTIIVKIKDVNEAPEIPDQEFTVPEDTKPGKKVAVVEASDPDVEEEYSTLTFSLVEESEEFDVKEDGTVILKKPLDYEKDSVYEIKVRVTDGELSDTANVTIKVGNVYEQPKVEITLAETVDSSWTDPDTIFINNKSLCIEWVAMERKSEKTLLDSSECGIELDEGENLVIRKFEDPTMDEPGYDTLVVYVNTQTPIVTVGKSTDKFADPNIFTVVEQNSKGDTAFYVNDPSNDIFVTIEDPAEKTKEKFTVKLDLDTVKVPSKTYKTVSDIADNGIALNEKASNATHTPVNGEKIAVTYTEKVNGKKVQITYYTDSKGELIENADGVVEMTVAYTETINGIDVKISYQADAVTGSVIKTSGGYVKSEESSEGGKNGKGGKNGKSSKDSEKKVVYTVSYDYVDDAGNTIKISYGVDADGDIVRNEFGSIGYELTYTYMNKYGNASTQSIFVVLDEVAPEVKILYPTEGEIIYANYVDVKWTVDIGDGKGPIVQDTLVTQSLNKGGNGIVRFYRDKAGNIASDTVRVIMKNAKDVDIAVEQPVTLVTQEKVDDYYAVNEPEEGETFAVSIYNPKTDKEVETQVGGEFDPKEGSGDEPYPGLAGHLGPTLGIDTKVPAVNAVGGLATLDDLVNSEGLVALQEVDGGKKITVDEYVEEYCSDEFAESVGSDLSRVNLYKTKMRVKIWIYTTLGEYVDYYAFTQDLNNPDYASDAGLLTLYFEMKPDRDGNVRTAEGRLMATGAYIYKTEVELNTTLRCSLPPFEKKADKTFAPKKKDNLKGSTRKVTEEMLKSFGYKRPEKK; from the coding sequence TTGGCAGTTTTGCTTGTTGGTCTTATACCGACGTTCGCTTTCGCTAAAGCTAGCGTAGCTCCGTTGCAGTTTACGGGTGTCCCCGCAAGCCAGCAGGAGGCTCGTTGGGATTCCCTGATGAAATACAAGATTTGGGGAACAGACTCCATTCGTTTCCATGAAGAGGATTTTATCTCTGACACGGTCGGCTACAACGGAACTAGGGGCCCGATGTACTTAATGTACGGCCAGCGCGAGCTTGGCGGCCCGATTCTTGTGGGCGGCAACATGGTGTTCGACAATGGCGAAAAAGATGTTTTGCTTGCTGGTCCGGTGCGTGTGGAGGGAAATCTCCGGCTTAGCAATCAGGGCGGAAATAAGATGCCGAAAGTGTGGTGCGTAAAGGGGAGCATTACCGCGCAACACAATAACGGGTCTGAAGCTCAATGGAACAGTTTGATTGGTTCCTTGTATACTGATGAAACGAATGCCGTTTATACAAGTAAGGCAGGTGATTATTCTTCTTGTCCGACCAAAGTTCCTCCGCTTGAAGATTTGACGGTTCCCTATTTGGCGGACGCCGACTGGCAGGGCTCGGATAACTTCGGAATGACGGTTACACATGGGGAAACTAGATATATACATGTTCCTCCTGATTCCGTATATACGAATACATACGGAACATATGATAAGTATTACGAAAATTTTCAGGTGAGCGGCTCCTTGGGTAAGACCCTTTATATTGTGATGCCTCCCAACGGAAGACTGACGAGAATTTTTGCGAAAAATGGCTTCGATTTTGATAACGCAGTTAACGACTTTAAAATTCAGGTTGTCTATGTTAAAGAGGGCACGAAATTTGCAAATGGTGAATGGGATTTGACGGATAAAGACGAGTTTAAGTATTTGAGCAATGCTGATTATGCTGGTAACTTGCTGTTTTACACAAATAAAAAAATTCAGTGGAATTGGTGGGATAATGCGTCTTTCCAGGGTACTTGGATAACGACTGATTCGATTCAGATTGGTGGCCATTTCAAGTTGGCTGGTCAAATTATTGCTAAGTCTATTAATTTCCTTGCAAAAATCAAGGGAGACTTCCAGTACATGCCGTTTGACCCCCCTTGGATTGATATCAATCCAGAAGCGCGTACTTGGGGAACCCTCTACGAAGGAAAATCTGGTAAGCAGGCGCTCAATATTCGCTTGAATGAAGCCCCGACGACTGATGTCACTTTCAAGTATTGCTTTATTTTCACAGGCAATCAGGCGAACAACAGGGATACGGACCCGGATTCGTTGCAGGCGTTCGCCAGCTTGGACGACGTCGTCACATCAGATTTGCCTATTTGTAACGGTGCTAATTCAACCAACTTCAAGACGGTGTCAATCCCCAAGGGCTCTCTCGTTCCGACAAGTCCGGTTGGGGTGGAAGTCAAGGATGAACTTGTCGAGGAATGGGGCGAAATGTTCACGATTCGCGTGTTCGACATGGTGGGCGCCGTGCTCCCGAACAAGAGCCGTGAAGGCGAGTTCCTAATCGAAATTGAGGATGACGACAGGGCTCCGCTCAGCAAGGATACCACGTTCGTCGGCATTGAAGACGAAGACAACGCTTTTGTCAGGTTCCCGGCCCTTACTGGTAACGGCCAGCCTCTGACAGATTTCTTTGTGAAGATTGAATCGTTGCCGATGCACAACAGCAGTGTCGCCGGTAAGTTGATTTATGATGGCAACGTCGTTGATGCCGCTACCATTGCTGCGGGCCTCATTATTCCGAGTGCCGATATCGGTAAGCTCGTATATCGCGGGGAACCGAATGCATATGGAACCGGAGTCGCTTCGTTTACCTTTAGGATTATCAACAAGGATGTCCCTGCTGTTAGTAACAATGTGGTTGCCATCAACTTGAATGCCGTGAACGACGCCCCGACGGTGAACAACCCGACGGTCAAAGTCAAGGAGAATGTCGCTGGCGAAACTACTCCCAATGCGGTGAGCGGCAAGATTACCGTGAACGACGTGGATGATACCCAGTTTACCTATGCGTTCGATACTGGGGATGCGAATTATGCCAAGGTAACTTCCTTGTACACCATCAATTCGTCGACGGGCAAGATTTCCGTGAAGAGCGGCGTCAAGCTGAATTACGAATCGGCGGATAGCCTCCTGAAGATCAAGGTGAATGTTACGGACGCCGCCTCTACGACTTCCGGTACGGGGAAGATTACGGTCAAGTCTACCGTGACCATCAAGATTACCGACGATAATGACAAGCCCGTCATTAGAGACACGACATTGACGGTTGCTGAAAATTCGGCTGCTGGTACCGAAGTGGGCAAGGTTACCGCAGAAGACGAAGATATCTGGAAGGTGCTTTCGTTCTCGCTTGCCGATATGCCGGGGAATGCGAACACGGCTAGCCTGTTTACGATAGATGGAAACGGTGTAATCAAGGTGGCTACGGGCGCCAATCTCGACTACGAGACGAAGAAGGAATACAAACTCTACGCCATCGTGACGGATAACGGCGAAAGCAAGGGCTTTTCGAACAAGAAGGATACTGCCGAAGTTACAATCAAGCTTACGGACGCTAATGATCCGCCCATCATTGTCGACATCAAGGACGATTACAACGTTGTTGAAAACACCAAGACTGGGGTTGTTTTTGCAAAGTTCAAGGTTGTCGATGTGGATGCCGCCGATGGCAGCACTACCCTGAGCGCCACTGTAACGGATAAGAACCCGGTTTCGGGCTCCGTTAACGCCGGCCAGCTCTTCAAGGCGACAGTTTCAGCGCACAATGGCGATACACTGTATGTCAACCTTCTTGTGAAGGATAGCGCCCTGTTGGACTACGAAGCCCTCTACAAGGCTGATACGGTCAGCTACAATGTGACCGTGTCCATAAAGGATGGCGGCAACAGCACCGTTTCTGCAGATACGAAGATCTTTGTGACGGACGAAAACGAAACTCCGGATGCGAAGGACGGCGCGTTTACCGTTGCCGAAAATGCCCCTGCGGGAACGCTTGTGGGTACAGTTAGCGCTTCTGACCCGGATACATGTAATGCGACTTACAGCAAACTCAAGTATGTACTTGTCGGCTCTTCTAGCCGCTATGCGGTTGCAAGTGCGACCGGCAAGATTACGGTGAAGCAGGGTGCGGTAATTGACTACGAGACGACCCCGAACCACAAGGACACCATCAAGGTCAAGGTTACCGACAAGAACGGTAGCGGCCTCACGTCGCGTACTGCTACTATAGTGATTACCATTACCAACACGAACGAAGACCCGGAACTCAATTGCGTTACGGGCGATACCAAGTGCAACGGCCCGTTCGAAATTGCTGAAAATTCCGCCACGGGAACTGTAATCCATACCTTCGCGATTACGGATGTGGATGCGAACGATGCTGGTCACTTGACGGTCGATATCGTCGACAAGAACGGCAGCAACGCGAAGACGCTCTTCGACGTGAAGACGAATACCGCAAATACGGAAATGATTGTGTTCGTGAAGGACAAGTCTAAGCTTAACTACGAAGCCGTGGATTCCACATATGTGGTATACCTGATTGTGAAGGATGCCGGCAATGCCGCCGATACGCTTGTCCGTACCATCAAGGTAATCGATGTGAACGAAACCCCGACCCTTGCGGGCAAGACGGTTTCGTTGGCTGAAAACAGCCCGAAGAACAAGCTTGTTGCAACCCTTACGGCTACTGACCCGGATACGAAGCATGTGGTGGAATTTGGCCACCTGGATTACTCCGTCATTACGGAGGGTGCTCCGTTCTGGATGGATTCAAATAAGGTGAAGGTTCTCGATTCTACAAAGCTTGACTTCGAAACGACTCCGGTCTTTACGTTTGATGTGGAAGTCAAGAACTGCACGAAGAATACCTCTACGGGCAAGTACACCGATGGCTGCCTCATGGATACCGCTGCCGTGACGGTCAGGCTTTCGAACGTGAACGAAGAACCGGAACTCAAGTGCATTTCTGGCGATACCAAGTGCAACGGTCCGTTTGAAATTGCTGAAAACTCCGCTACGGGAACTGAAATCCACACCTTCGCGATTAGTGATATTGATGCTGATGATGCTGGCCAGTTGACGGTCGACCTTGTCGACAAGAATGGCCGCGATGCAAAGACGCTCTTTGACGTGAAGACGAATACCGCTAACACGGAAATGATTGTCTTTGTGAAGGACAAGTCCAAGCTTGACTACGAAGCGGTGGATGCCCAGTATGTCGTGTACCTGATTGTGAAGGACGCCAACAATGCTGCCGACACGCTTGTCCGAACCATCAAGGTTATTGACGTGAACGAAACCCCGAGCATCCAGCCGTTTAGCAAGACGATTGACGAAAATCTCCCGAACGGTACCAAGGTGGGTGACCTTGTTGCTTCTGATCTGGATACCAAGAACGAAGCGTTCCGCAAGCTGACCTACACTATCCTCGGTGCAGACACGGTGCCGTTTAGGCTGGATTCTAATGTCATCAAGGTGGCCGATAGTTCGAAGTTGGACTATGAAAAGAAGAAGCAGTTCAAGTTCAAGGTCCAGGTGTCGGATGGCGCTCTCAAGGATACGGCTCTCGTGACAATCACTCTCAAGGATGTTGACGAAAGACCGAAGATTATCGTTGACGACGATGACGATGGCGACGACGATTCCGAAGACAAGTGCATTGCTCACTGTGATACGACCCATCGTGGCTCCGGTGACGAACACGGCAAGGATGCCTTGACCGTAGGCGTGAAGGAAAATTCTTCTACCGGTACGGTCGTGATGCAGTACTGGGTGTATGACGAAGATTCCGAAGATGTCAAGAAACTTGTTCCTACGCTTGACCAAATTGAAGCGACGGTCGGTGGCCTCACTGCAAACGACCTCTTCACGATTACCAAAGTGCAAGAAGGTAACAGGTGGAAGATTGTCGTGAAAGTCAAGGATGGCAGCCTTCTCGACTATGAAGCCCTTGGCAAGGTTGACCCCGTTACGAACCTGGTTCCGCAGTATACCGTGAATATCATCTTGACCGACCCGGTGGATCCTTCGAATGCCAATTCCAAGGAACTGAAGGACACGATTGTTCGCGTAATCGAAGTTCTCGATGTGAACGAATCTCCGCTTTTCGACGTGAGACCGTGTGAAATCGCAGAAAACAACCAAGTCGGTGATTCTCTTGGCAGAATCGAACACCCGAGCGATATTGACTCGTTGTCTAAACATCTCGATTACTATGATAACCAGTTCAGACTCGTGGGTGGCGATACGGCCCTGTTTGACCTAAGGTATGATGAACCTATTGACGGTAGGCCGAATATAACGCTTGTGGCCAAGGTTGTCTTTGATTGCGAAACGGAACCGTACAAGAACAGGTGCGGCGTTGATAGCGCATTCCATGTGGTAATCGACTACTTTGACAAGCACGACACGACGAACAAGATGAGAAAGGATGTGCCGATTAAGCTTATCGATGTGAACGAAAAGCCGAAGATCCTCACGGATTCCGTGGAAGTCAAGGAAAACGTGAAGAAGGGGACTGTTGTCGATACGGTCAAGGCGACTGACACCGACTTGTACGATACTGTGCTGACCTTTACGCTAGTCGAGGACAGGAGCGGTTGCTTTGATGTCTCTACGAGTGGTGTCATTACGGTCAAGAAGGACAATTGCCCGGACTTGAACTACGAAAAGAATAAGGAACTCCCGATTAAGGTGAAGGTGACCGACAATGGTACCGACGGCTCTGGGGAAGGAACCTTGTCTGATACAAAGACGATCATCGTGAAGATTAAGGACGTGAACGAAGCTCCGGAAATCCCGGATCAGGAATTCACTGTGCCTGAAGATACGAAGCCTGGCAAGAAGGTTGCCGTGGTCGAAGCCTCTGACCCGGATGTCGAGGAAGAATACAGCACGCTGACCTTCTCCCTCGTGGAAGAGAGCGAGGAATTCGATGTCAAGGAAGACGGTACTGTCATTCTGAAGAAGCCGCTTGACTACGAAAAGGATTCTGTGTACGAAATCAAGGTCCGCGTGACGGACGGTGAACTTTCGGATACGGCGAATGTCACCATCAAGGTGGGCAACGTCTACGAACAGCCGAAGGTCGAAATTACCCTCGCCGAAACGGTGGACTCGTCTTGGACTGATCCGGATACGATTTTCATCAACAACAAGAGTCTGTGCATTGAATGGGTTGCCATGGAACGCAAGTCCGAGAAGACGTTGTTGGATTCTTCTGAATGCGGTATTGAACTCGATGAAGGCGAGAACCTCGTCATCCGCAAGTTCGAAGACCCGACAATGGATGAACCGGGCTACGATACCCTCGTGGTGTACGTGAATACGCAGACTCCGATTGTTACCGTGGGCAAGTCGACCGACAAGTTTGCTGATCCGAACATCTTTACCGTGGTGGAACAGAACTCGAAGGGCGATACGGCGTTCTACGTGAACGACCCGAGCAACGATATTTTTGTGACGATTGAAGATCCGGCCGAAAAGACCAAGGAAAAGTTTACGGTGAAACTTGACCTGGATACGGTAAAGGTTCCGTCCAAGACCTACAAGACGGTTTCTGATATCGCAGACAATGGTATCGCCTTGAATGAAAAGGCCTCTAATGCGACGCATACGCCTGTTAACGGTGAGAAAATTGCTGTAACGTATACTGAAAAGGTTAACGGCAAGAAAGTCCAGATTACGTACTACACGGATTCCAAGGGAGAGCTCATCGAGAATGCCGATGGCGTGGTCGAGATGACGGTTGCCTATACCGAGACCATCAACGGTATCGATGTGAAGATTTCCTACCAGGCTGACGCGGTCACGGGTTCTGTTATCAAGACAAGTGGTGGCTACGTGAAGTCCGAAGAATCTTCTGAAGGCGGTAAGAATGGTAAGGGTGGTAAGAATGGCAAGTCTTCTAAGGATTCCGAGAAAAAAGTCGTGTACACCGTCTCTTATGACTATGTGGATGACGCCGGCAACACTATAAAGATTTCCTATGGTGTCGACGCCGATGGCGATATCGTGAGAAACGAATTCGGTAGCATCGGCTACGAACTCACCTATACCTACATGAACAAGTACGGCAACGCCTCTACGCAGTCTATCTTCGTGGTTCTCGATGAGGTGGCGCCCGAGGTCAAGATCCTTTACCCGACCGAAGGCGAAATCATCTATGCGAACTACGTTGATGTGAAGTGGACTGTCGATATTGGCGATGGCAAGGGCCCGATTGTCCAGGATACCCTCGTGACGCAGAGCCTCAACAAGGGTGGTAACGGTATCGTGCGCTTCTACCGCGACAAGGCAGGCAATATTGCTAGCGATACGGTGCGCGTCATCATGAAGAATGCGAAGGACGTGGACATTGCTGTCGAACAGCCGGTTACACTCGTAACGCAGGAAAAGGTTGACGATTACTACGCCGTGAACGAGCCTGAAGAGGGCGAAACGTTTGCCGTGTCTATCTACAACCCGAAGACGGATAAGGAAGTCGAAACCCAGGTCGGTGGCGAGTTTGACCCGAAGGAAGGTAGTGGAGACGAACCGTATCCGGGACTTGCAGGCCACTTGGGCCCGACCCTCGGTATCGATACGAAGGTGCCGGCCGTGAATGCCGTTGGCGGTCTTGCAACGCTTGATGACCTTGTGAATTCGGAAGGCCTTGTGGCCCTGCAGGAAGTCGACGGCGGTAAGAAGATTACTGTCGATGAATACGTGGAGGAATACTGCTCTGACGAATTCGCTGAGAGTGTCGGTAGCGATCTGAGCCGGGTGAACCTGTACAAGACCAAGATGCGCGTAAAGATCTGGATCTACACGACTCTTGGAGAGTATGTGGACTACTACGCCTTCACGCAGGACCTCAACAATCCTGATTATGCAAGTGACGCTGGCCTCCTCACGCTCTACTTCGAAATGAAGCCGGACCGTGATGGCAATGTGCGTACGGCTGAAGGTCGCCTGATGGCTACGGGTGCATACATCTACAAGACTGAGGTCGAGTTGAACACCACGCTCCGTTGCTCGCTCCCGCCGTTCGAGAAGAAGGCCGACAAGACGTTTGCTCCGAAGAAGAAGGATAACCTCAAGGGCTCTACTCGTAAGGTCACTGAGGAAATGCTCAAGAGTTTCGGTTACAAGCGCCCCGAAAAGAAATAA
- a CDS encoding deoxyribonuclease IV, with translation MLIGCHLSSAAGFKAMGEDALSIGANVFQFFTRNPRGGAAKPFDKVDADALVQLMRENKFGPALAHAPYTLNPCAADEGLRQYARDVMKDDLWRMDHFPGAMYNFHPGSHVKQGAERGIELIAEHLNAILRPDLKTLVLLETMAGKGSEVGRTFEELRAIIDRVELSDKVGVCLDTCHVHDGGYDIVNRLDWVLEQFDKVIGLKRLHAIHLNDSKNPLASHKDRHEVIGAGFIGLDALVRVVNHPALKDLPFYLETPNELPGYAKEIALMRSRYA, from the coding sequence ATGCTTATAGGTTGCCATCTTTCGAGTGCTGCAGGCTTCAAGGCGATGGGCGAGGACGCCCTCTCCATAGGGGCCAACGTGTTCCAGTTCTTTACCCGTAACCCGCGCGGGGGCGCTGCTAAGCCCTTTGACAAGGTTGACGCCGACGCGCTGGTGCAGTTGATGCGCGAAAACAAGTTCGGGCCTGCGCTTGCGCATGCTCCCTACACGCTGAACCCGTGTGCTGCGGACGAGGGCCTGCGGCAGTATGCCCGCGACGTGATGAAGGATGACCTGTGGCGCATGGACCACTTCCCTGGAGCGATGTACAACTTTCATCCCGGAAGCCACGTGAAGCAGGGGGCCGAAAGGGGCATCGAGCTGATTGCGGAACACCTGAATGCGATACTGCGCCCGGACTTGAAGACTCTCGTGCTTCTAGAAACGATGGCGGGGAAGGGGAGCGAGGTTGGCCGAACCTTCGAGGAACTGCGTGCGATTATAGACCGTGTGGAACTATCGGACAAGGTCGGGGTCTGTCTGGATACCTGCCACGTGCATGACGGCGGTTACGATATTGTGAACCGCCTGGACTGGGTGCTGGAACAGTTCGACAAGGTCATCGGTTTAAAGCGCCTGCATGCAATCCATCTGAACGACAGCAAGAACCCGCTGGCGAGCCACAAGGACCGTCATGAGGTTATCGGTGCAGGGTTTATCGGGCTCGATGCGCTGGTGCGTGTGGTGAACCATCCGGCACTGAAGGACCTGCCGTTCTACCTGGAGACCCCGAACGAACTCCCTGGGTACGCCAAGGAAATCGCCCTGATGAGGAGTCGATACGCATAG